A window of the Cannabis sativa cultivar Pink pepper isolate KNU-18-1 chromosome X, ASM2916894v1, whole genome shotgun sequence genome harbors these coding sequences:
- the LOC115707973 gene encoding kinesin-like protein KIN-7C, mitochondrial, with amino-acid sequence MFGATTSSSSRSQRPSSTTTTATSTFRSSRKSPAPTSKPAGRPTTPSTSSKQPSPPIPSRLSVSPTASASAHTPTAPIHAIDRPDVSKAKENVTVTVRFRPLSAREINKGDEIAWYADGDNTVRNEYNPSIAYGFDKVFGPATTTRHVYDVAAQQVVCGAMEGVNGTVFAYGVTSSGKTHTMHGEQKSPGVIPLAVKDVFGIIQETPGREFLLRVSYLEIYNEVINDLLDPTGQNLRIREDAQGTYVEGIKEEVVLSPAHALSLIATGEEHRHVGSNNFNLLSSRSHTIFTLTVESSPRGENHNEEDVTLSQLHLIDLAGSESSKTETTGLRRKEGSYINKSLLTLGTVISKLTDGKATHIPYRDSKLTRLLQSSLSGHGRISLICTVTPASSNTEETHNTLKFAHRSKHVEIKASQNKIIDEKSLIKKYQREISSLKEELQQLRRGMMENPNNAGSTQEDLVTLKLQLEAGQSKLKSRLEEEEEAKAALMGRIQRLTKLILVSTKNVIPASISERPGHRRRHSFGEDELAYLPDKKRDYAVDDDAGSYGSEIPLEVRDEVTSLDELVKDYRRNKKRGMLSWFKLKKPENTIGLSSTADSESSASGSPASCSKSSQRVMFSDMKDGKRKSVSNKGDDPTVVDSLPGKTQAGDLFSAASGGRCLPPSGTTITDQMDLLREQVKMLAGEVALSTSSLKRLSDQAANNPDDSQIREKMQKLKDEISEKKFQIRILEQRMIGSFEMIPHTDSIELSQTLSKLTTQLNEKTFELEIKSADNRILQEQLQLKLSENVEMQETILLLRQQLNSLSDKSTSGLRIIAGNGLTSANETELGENRIASCGEAYADENTPTSVMSLNRVLSLEDKDCNNSTFYNSQVYVQAAEIEDLKQDRVRLTEEKDELEVQNKKLVEEAAYAKELAAAAAVELRNLAEEVTKLSYENAKVTGELTAAQELRCRSACCQNPASNNLKQNSLNRGRTDSYARRPDDDVIFEELEKELDARCQMEAALKTALSERDKVEDDLRRRLDDAKRHEEDLETELANMWVLVAKLRKPNNNDEESSEVIHSADTSQARVRNGFVPSNGHSDMYDEVGKKSAGLEDLRAKYQKERRKCKQLESHISRLKGEDIAGLDVTTLEELQNFHVEAITKICHAKCLNSVL; translated from the exons aTGTTCGGAGCTACCACCTCTTCCTCCTCCAGGTCCCAAAGGCCTTCCTCCACCACCACTACTGCTACCTCAACCTTTCGCTCCTCCCGCAAATCACCGGCGCCGACCTCAAAACCCGCCGGACGTCCGACTACTCCTTCTACCTCGTCTAAGCAGCCTTCTCCTCCTATTCCGTCTCGGCTTTCTGTTTCACCCACGGCCTCGGCTTCTGCTCATACTCCTACTGCTCCGATCCACGCCATTGACCGACCTGATGTTAGTAAGGCTAAGGAGAATGTTACCGTTACTGTTCGGTTTCGACCTCTTAG TGCTCGGGAGATTAATAAAGGAGATGAGATTGCTTGGTATGCAGATGGGGATAATACAGTGAGGAATGAGTATAATCCTTCTATTGCTTATGGATTTG ATAAGGTGTTTGGTCCAGCTACAACAACTCGCCATGTTTATGATGTTGCTGCTCAGCAAGTTGTTTGTGGTGCCATGGAAGGGGTTAATG GTACTGTATTTGCATATGGTGTTACCAGTAGTGGGAAGACTCACACTATGCAT GGAGAACAAAAGTCACCTGGTGTCATTCCATTAGCAGTGAAGGATGTTTTTGGAATCATACAAGAG ACTCCTGGGCGAGAGTTTCTTCTTCGTGTTTCATATTTGGAAATTTACAATGAG GTCATTAACGATTTGCTTGATCCTACTGGACAAAATCTCCGAATTCGAGAAGATGCTCAG GGTACTTATGTTGAAGGAATAAAAGAAGAGGTTGTTCTTTCACCAGCTCATGCCCTATCACTTATAGCAACTGGAGAAG AGCACAGGCATGTGGGTTCTAATAACTTCAATCTGCTAAGTAGTCGGAGCCACACTATATTCACCTTG ACTGTTGAAAGCAGTCCACGTGGGGAAAATCACAATGAAGAAGATGTGACGTTGTCCCAATTG CACTTAATTGATCTTGCAGGTTCTGAAAGTTCTAAAACTGAAACAACTGGATTGCGTAGAAAGGAAGGTTCATACATCAACAAAAGTTTACTGACACTTGGAACT GTGATCTCCAAACTAACTGATGGTAAAGCAACCCATATTCCATATCGAGATTCAAAGCTCACCCGTCTACTGCAGTCTTCCCTTAGTGGTCATGGACGGATTTCT CTTATTTGCACTGTGACTCCCGCCTCTAGCAATACTGAGGAGACACACAACACATTGAAGTTTGCACATCGTAGCAAACATGTAGAAATAAAGGCTTCTCAAAATAAG ATTATTGATGAGAAGTCTCTCATTAAAAAGTATCAAAGAGAAATTTCCAGCTTAAAGGAGGAGCTTCAGCAATTAAGACGTGGCATGATGGAGAATCCAAATAATGCGGGATCTACTCAAGAAGATCTGGTTACTTTGAAGCTTCAG CTGGAAGCTGGTCAGTCTAAACTAAAGTCAAGActggaagaagaggaagaagccAAGGCAGCTCTAATGGGAAGAATTCAGCGACTGACTAAACTGATATTAGTTTCAACAAAGAATGTAATCCCAGCAAGTATATCTGAGCGGCCTGGCCATAGACGGAGACATTCATTTGGGGAAGATGAG CTGGCATATTTACCAGATAAAAAGCGAGACTACGCAGTAGATGATGATGCTGGAAGCTATGGGTCTGAGATTCCTTTGGAAGTGAGAGATGAAGTGACTAGTTTAGATGAGTTGGTCAAAGATTACAGAAGGAACAAAAAGCGTGGGATGCTTAGCTGGTTTAAACTTAAA AAACCCGAAAATACGATTGGATTATCATCAACAGCTGATAGTGAGAGCTCAGCTAGTGGGTCACCTGCATCTTGCTCTAAATCTTCCCAGAGAGTAATGTTTAGTGATATGAAAGATGGAAAAAGAAAATCAGTCAGTAACAAGGGAGATGATCCTACCGTTGTTGACTCGTTGCCAGGAAAGACACAGGCAGGTGACTTGTTTAGTGCAGCAAGCGGCGGTCGTTGTCTTCCTCCG AGTGGTACTACTATTACGGATCAAATGGACCTTTTACGTGAACAAGTGAAAATGTTAGCTGGAGAGGTGGCTTTGTCTACAAGTTCTCTGAAAAGACTGTCAGATCAAGCAGCTAACAATCCTGATGATTCACAAATTAGG GAAAAAATGCAGAAGTTAAAGGATGAAATCAGTGAAAAGAAGTTTCAAATACGAATTTTGGAGCAGAGAATGATTGGATCATTTGAGATGATTCCACACACAGACAGCATTGAGTTGTCACAG ACTCTGTCCAAGCTTACTACACAGCTAAACGAAAAGACATTTGAGCTGGAG ATCAAATCTGCTGATAATAGGATACTTCAGGAGCAACTACAATTGAAG CTATCAGAGAATGTGGAGATGCAAGAGACTATTCTTCTGCTTAGGCAGCAACTCAATTCGTTATCAGATAAAAGTACAAGTGGTTTAAGAATCATTGCTGGCAATGGTCTTACCTCAGCTAATGAAACAGAGCTCGGAGAAAATAGAATTGCTTCATGCGGAGAAGCTTATGCCGATGAAAATACACCAACTAGTGTCATGAGCTTGAACAGAGTTTTATCCCTCGAGGACAAAGACTGCAACAACAGTACATTTTATAATTCCCAAGTTTATGTTCAG GCTGCAGAGATTGAGGACCTAAAGCAAGATCGTGTGCGATTAACTGAAGAAAAGGATGAGCTTGAAGTTCAGAATAAGAAATTAGTAGAGGAAGCGGCATATGCAAAAGAGTTGGCTGCAGCTGCAGCAGTTGAACTCAGAAACTTGGCCGAGGAAGTAACCAAGCTTTCATATGAAAATGCAAAGGTGACTGGCGAGCTTACTGCTGCACAAGAGCTTCGATGCCGATCAGCTTGTTGCCAGAATCCAGCATCAAATAATCTCAAGCAAAATAGTTTGAATAGAGGTCGAACTGATTCCTACGCTAGAAGACCAGACGATGATGTTATTTTCGAGGAGTTGGAGAAAGAACTTGATGCAAGATGCCAAATGGAAGCTGCACTTAAAACAGCCCTATCTGAAAGAGATAAAGTAGAAGATGATCTAAGGAGGAGGCTTGATGACGCGAAACGTCACGAGGAAGATTTAGAAACTGAGCTTGCAAATATGTGGGTTCTTGTTGCAAAGTTGAGAAAACCTAACAATAATGATGAAGAGTCATCTGAAGTGATTCATTCAGCTGATACATCACAAGCAAGAGTTAGAAATGGATTTGTACCATCTAATGGCCATTCTGATATGTACGATGAAGTCGGCAAAAAGTCTGCAGGTTTAGAAGATTTGAGAGCCAAGTATCAGAAAGAAAGGAGAAAATGCAAGCAGCTAGAAAGCCATATTTCCAGATTGAAG GGTGAAGATATTGCTGGTCTGGACGTGACAACTCTTGAAGAACTACAGAACTTCCATGTGGAGGCTATAACAAAGATTTGCCACGCAAAG TGCCTAAATAGTGTATTGTAG